Proteins from one Streptomyces genisteinicus genomic window:
- a CDS encoding putative leader peptide, with protein sequence MRDAGDVSLTHREFTASLLGVSQAEILVSRLHVDLRRLASALCAAGR encoded by the coding sequence ATGCGAGACGCAGGGGACGTGTCATTGACGCACCGGGAATTCACTGCCAGTCTCTTGGGCGTGAGTCAAGCCGAGATTCTCGTTTCGCGTCTGCACGTCGATCTGCGACGTCTTGCCAGCGCGCTGTGTGCCGCCGGCCGCTGA
- a CDS encoding ABC transporter substrate-binding protein — protein MHTTSRRTFLAFTGLSALAAAGCGTASGSGVRNTGTLRYQGWAGQVTPAELAAELGYLEDVRLDWVGNTISGPQDIQSAASGQIDFGGAFNGAIVKLASRDAPVRAVISYYGSDEAAFSGYYVTEDSPVRTPRDLIGRTVGMNTLGAHSEAMLDIYLREHGLSRAEAQKVERIVVPPVNTEQTLRRGQIDVAVLSGILRDKALETGGVRKLFSDFDLRGAFSAGTYVLTERFIDRNPETVRTFVTGVGRALDWSRTTPRDEVVARMTEVVRRRKRNESTDALRYWRSYGVSAPGGRIDERELSVWADWLAERGDIERRSVDLGTLWTNEFNGGAGAAGKG, from the coding sequence GTGCACACCACATCACGACGCACATTTCTCGCTTTCACCGGACTGTCCGCACTCGCGGCCGCCGGCTGCGGCACGGCGAGCGGCAGCGGGGTGCGGAACACCGGGACGCTGCGCTACCAGGGCTGGGCGGGACAGGTCACACCGGCCGAACTCGCCGCCGAGCTCGGCTACCTGGAGGACGTGAGACTCGACTGGGTCGGCAACACCATCAGCGGACCGCAGGACATCCAGTCCGCGGCCTCGGGCCAGATCGACTTCGGCGGCGCGTTCAACGGCGCCATCGTCAAACTCGCCTCCCGCGACGCGCCCGTCAGAGCCGTCATCAGCTACTACGGCTCCGACGAGGCCGCGTTCAGCGGCTACTACGTCACCGAGGACAGCCCCGTGCGCACCCCGCGCGACCTGATCGGCCGCACGGTCGGGATGAACACCCTCGGCGCGCACAGCGAGGCGATGCTCGACATCTACCTCCGCGAGCACGGGCTGAGCCGCGCCGAGGCGCAGAAGGTGGAGCGCATCGTCGTGCCGCCGGTCAACACCGAACAGACCCTGCGCCGGGGGCAGATCGACGTGGCCGTGCTCAGCGGCATCCTGCGCGACAAGGCGCTGGAGACCGGCGGCGTGCGCAAGCTGTTCAGCGACTTCGACCTGCGGGGCGCGTTCAGCGCCGGGACGTACGTGCTCACCGAACGGTTCATCGACCGGAACCCGGAGACGGTGCGCACCTTCGTCACCGGGGTGGGGCGGGCCCTGGACTGGTCGCGGACCACCCCGCGCGACGAGGTGGTGGCGCGGATGACCGAGGTCGTGCGCCGGCGGAAGCGCAACGAGAGCACCGACGCCCTCCGGTACTGGCGCTCCTACGGGGTGTCGGCTCCCGGGGGCCGGATCGACGAGCGGGAGCTGTCCGTGTGGGCGGACTGGCTCGCCGAGCGGGGTGACATCGAGCGGCGCTCCGTGGACCTGGGGACGCTCTGGACCAACGAGTTCAACGGCGGCGCCGGCGCCGCGGGGAAGGGCTGA
- a CDS encoding ABC transporter permease: MTTTVTEKTRGPERTAPAPPAPRAPQSGPRAPSLPRRAGRALATAATRSVAVLALLGLWEAAPRSGLVDATFLPPFSDVASAWWGLARDGSLAEHTWASLGRSLAGFGLAVAVAVPLGLLIGWYRRVADLLGPLLEVFRNTAALALLPVFVLLLGIGETSKVSIVLYACTWPVLLNTISAVRTVDPTLLRLARSMDLPAHRIFRKVILPASVPSVFTGIRLAGAVAILVLVAAEMVGAKAGLGYLVNASQFNFAIPEMYAGIITISAIGVTFNQLLVALERRFTSWRTPTGI; encoded by the coding sequence ATGACCACCACCGTCACCGAGAAGACCCGCGGCCCCGAGCGGACCGCGCCCGCCCCGCCCGCTCCCCGGGCCCCGCAGTCCGGTCCCAGGGCGCCGTCCCTGCCGCGCCGGGCCGGCCGCGCCCTGGCCACCGCCGCCACCCGCAGCGTGGCCGTGCTGGCCCTGCTGGGGCTCTGGGAGGCCGCCCCCCGGTCCGGCCTGGTGGACGCCACGTTCCTGCCGCCGTTCTCCGACGTCGCCTCGGCCTGGTGGGGGCTGGCGCGGGACGGTTCGCTGGCCGAGCACACCTGGGCGAGCCTCGGCCGCTCGCTGGCCGGCTTCGGCCTGGCGGTGGCGGTCGCCGTGCCGCTGGGCCTGCTGATCGGCTGGTACCGGCGGGTCGCCGACCTGCTGGGCCCGCTGCTGGAGGTCTTCCGCAACACGGCCGCCCTCGCCCTGCTGCCGGTCTTCGTGCTGCTGCTGGGCATCGGCGAGACGTCGAAGGTGTCGATCGTGCTCTACGCCTGCACCTGGCCGGTGCTGCTGAACACGATCAGCGCCGTGCGCACCGTCGATCCGACCCTGCTGCGGCTGGCCAGGTCGATGGACCTGCCGGCGCACCGGATCTTCCGCAAGGTGATCCTGCCGGCGTCCGTGCCGTCGGTGTTCACCGGCATCCGGCTGGCGGGCGCGGTGGCGATCCTGGTGCTCGTCGCCGCCGAGATGGTCGGCGCCAAGGCCGGGCTCGGATACCTGGTCAACGCCTCGCAGTTCAACTTCGCCATCCCCGAGATGTACGCCGGGATCATCACGATCTCCGCGATCGGGGTCACGTTCAACCAGCTCCTGGTCGCCCTGGAACGGCGTTTCACGTCGTGGCGCACCCCTACCGGAATCTGA
- a CDS encoding SLC13 family permease — translation MSVADVSIVVLIALFAAALVPRFHLGLAALPAAFLVGLAADRGAEEVTAFFPGDFFVLLVGITALFAVAQINGTLDWLLDGMLRLVRGQALMIALVPFLIGAVLTAIGTLPAAATAIVAPIALGIAARYGIPPLIAAVLGLTGIISGLLSPLAVYGTTAHQLGEKLGVGLPGSAPVSFFAGGVLAGLLVSTACLVVGTRTGAMPRGRLTTLATPPPGTPAAVPATGHGTGPVREEDTRRARSPIAARILTLTCLLAVVVLSVGFDINIGYLGLTAAVVQQLVLRLDPNEIISRIPWNIVLLIGGLLTYVGLMQDLGAFARISDLLRVEGSPMLSLLVLCYIAGITSFAASSIAVFATTMPLVPALVADGASPVGAILAIALASILVDINPLGITGGLILGAADPAARAPLFRQLLTCGLASVVVAPALACAAFGWW, via the coding sequence ATGTCCGTGGCCGACGTGTCCATCGTCGTACTCATCGCTCTCTTCGCCGCAGCCCTCGTTCCGCGGTTCCACCTCGGACTCGCCGCCCTGCCGGCCGCCTTCCTCGTCGGCCTCGCCGCGGACCGCGGCGCCGAGGAGGTGACGGCGTTCTTCCCCGGCGACTTCTTCGTGCTGCTCGTCGGCATCACGGCGCTGTTCGCGGTCGCCCAGATCAACGGCACCCTCGACTGGCTCCTCGACGGCATGCTCCGCCTGGTCCGCGGACAGGCCCTGATGATCGCTCTGGTGCCGTTCCTGATCGGTGCCGTGCTGACGGCGATCGGCACTCTCCCGGCGGCGGCCACCGCCATCGTCGCGCCGATCGCGCTCGGGATCGCCGCGCGGTACGGGATACCGCCGCTCATCGCGGCCGTACTCGGTCTCACCGGCATCATCAGCGGGCTCCTCTCGCCGCTGGCCGTGTACGGCACCACCGCGCATCAGCTCGGCGAGAAACTCGGCGTCGGCCTGCCCGGCTCCGCGCCGGTCAGCTTCTTCGCCGGAGGAGTGCTGGCGGGCCTCCTCGTCTCCACCGCCTGTCTCGTGGTCGGTACGCGCACCGGGGCCATGCCCCGCGGTCGCCTCACGACGCTTGCGACTCCGCCCCCGGGCACGCCGGCCGCCGTGCCGGCCACAGGCCACGGCACCGGGCCCGTACGGGAGGAGGACACCCGGCGCGCGCGTTCCCCGATCGCGGCCCGGATTCTCACGCTGACGTGTCTGCTCGCCGTGGTGGTGCTGTCCGTCGGCTTCGACATCAACATCGGATACCTGGGTCTCACCGCCGCGGTCGTCCAGCAGCTCGTCCTCCGGCTGGATCCGAACGAGATCATCTCCCGGATTCCCTGGAACATCGTGCTCCTGATCGGCGGACTCCTCACCTACGTCGGCCTGATGCAGGATCTGGGAGCCTTCGCCCGCATCAGCGACCTGCTGCGCGTGGAGGGATCGCCGATGCTGAGCCTGCTCGTCCTGTGCTACATCGCCGGGATCACGTCCTTCGCCGCAAGCTCCATCGCGGTCTTCGCGACCACGATGCCGCTGGTCCCGGCGCTCGTCGCCGACGGGGCCTCACCCGTGGGCGCCATCCTCGCGATCGCGCTGGCGTCGATCCTGGTCGACATCAATCCGCTGGGCATCACCGGCGGCCTGATCCTCGGCGCCGCCGACCCGGCCGCCCGGGCACCGCTCTTCCGGCAGCTCCTCACCTGCGGACTCGCCTCCGTCGTCGTCGCTCCGGCGCTGGCCTGCGCCGCCTTCGGATGGTGGTGA
- a CDS encoding phosphodiester glycosidase family protein encodes MLLATVTALAAGAAVPAAAAAPDPPPRESAEILRPIAPPPARGAGTAFAPALDPAGIETARSARPVAPGVRLSSYDRLEAAKWLRVDELSVDLGAGVRADYLSSGKVADRRSVSDLAAGHDPGEGRRTVAAINADFFDINQTGAPLGAGIRDGELTHSPGYGTHKAVGIGPGGAGRVLELYFEGTLTLPSGPVPLGAYNAANVPAGGIGAYTSAWGEADRALTVDAASPVAEAEVRDGRIVAVRDRPGTGAVAADTTVLVGREAGASALAALEPGDPVSLAYRPRTDSGPVPRTAVGGRELLVVDGVPQDHEGTGNNATAPRTAVGFSADGRRMHVVTVDGRQADSGGVTLTELGLMMKKAGAHNALNLDGGGSSTLLAREPGSDALLVENSPSDGSERTVPNGLALTAPDGSGRLTGFWVETAMPAGTAPTGDPVLGGHPERVFPGLTRRLTAAGYDETYGPAAGVPRWHARDASVGRVDDDGVFRARRSGTTEIAAERGGARGTIRLSVLGELARIEPTVRRVALADTGATGTFGVLGHDAQGNSAPVEPADVTLDYDRALFDVRPDGRGGYTVLARSEGRSAGLVTVRAGGRTTVVGVSVGLAEQDVAAFDDAAGWRFSQARANGSLAATPDGHDGTGLELTYDFTLSTGTRAAYAAPSQPIAVPGQPQSFSLWIKGDGNGAWPTLHLKDAAGSDHLLRGPYVTWTGWRQVVFPVPAGAATPLSVFRFYLAETAANRQYTGRIVVDGLTAQVPPAIDLPAPQRVADPLVDPAAVTGARDWRFAVMSDAQFVARDPDSALVRQARRTLREIRAAGPDFLVVNGDLVDEGAPADLAFARRVLQEELGDDVPWYYVPGNHEVMGGRIGDFVAEFGPAHRVFDHRGTRFVTLDTSSLSLRGGGIEQIRELRAQLDAAASDPRVQSVMVVEHVPPRDPTVQKASQLGDRKEAALVEDWLAGFRRSTGKGAALIGSHVGVFHASHVEGVPYLVNGNSGKNPAAPAGEGGFTGWSMVGVDAVGPAEQAAARRAPFGPRPDWVSVQTRAHVDDVRLDAPPTVAPGTTAQVGASVLQGTRRVPAAWPVSVDWSGSPGLHIGRTEDARARHVASFDPATGRLTGLRQGAVTIAVTVGGVTRTTAVAVTRAAAPAA; translated from the coding sequence GTGCTGCTCGCGACCGTCACCGCCCTCGCGGCGGGCGCCGCCGTGCCGGCCGCGGCCGCCGCACCCGACCCCCCGCCCCGCGAGAGCGCCGAGATACTGCGGCCGATCGCCCCGCCCCCCGCCCGGGGCGCCGGTACGGCCTTCGCGCCGGCCCTTGACCCGGCGGGCATCGAGACCGCCCGCAGCGCGCGGCCCGTCGCGCCCGGCGTACGGCTCAGCTCCTACGACCGCCTCGAAGCCGCCAAGTGGCTGCGCGTCGACGAACTCTCGGTCGACCTCGGCGCCGGTGTCCGCGCCGACTACCTCTCGTCCGGGAAGGTCGCCGACCGGCGCAGCGTCAGCGACCTCGCGGCAGGCCACGACCCCGGTGAGGGCCGGCGGACCGTGGCCGCGATCAACGCGGACTTCTTCGACATCAACCAGACCGGCGCCCCGCTGGGAGCGGGCATCCGCGACGGCGAGCTCACCCACTCCCCGGGCTACGGGACCCACAAGGCCGTCGGCATCGGCCCCGGCGGTGCCGGACGCGTCCTGGAGCTCTACTTCGAGGGCACCCTGACGCTCCCCTCGGGGCCGGTGCCGCTCGGCGCCTACAACGCCGCCAACGTGCCCGCCGGCGGCATCGGGGCCTACACCTCCGCCTGGGGCGAGGCCGACCGCGCCCTCACCGTCGACGCCGCGTCACCCGTCGCCGAGGCCGAGGTCCGCGACGGCAGGATCGTCGCCGTCCGCGACCGGCCCGGCACCGGCGCCGTCGCGGCGGACACCACCGTCCTCGTGGGCCGCGAGGCCGGCGCGTCCGCGCTTGCCGCACTGGAGCCGGGGGACCCCGTCTCCCTCGCCTACCGGCCCCGCACCGACAGCGGACCCGTACCGCGCACGGCCGTCGGGGGACGCGAACTCCTCGTCGTCGACGGCGTGCCCCAGGACCACGAGGGCACCGGCAACAACGCCACCGCACCCCGCACCGCCGTCGGCTTCTCGGCCGACGGACGCCGGATGCACGTCGTCACCGTCGACGGCCGCCAGGCCGACAGCGGCGGCGTCACCCTCACCGAACTCGGCCTCATGATGAAGAAGGCGGGCGCGCACAACGCGCTCAACCTCGACGGCGGCGGCTCCTCCACCCTCCTCGCCCGCGAACCGGGAAGCGACGCCCTCCTGGTGGAGAACAGCCCCTCCGACGGCAGCGAGCGCACCGTCCCGAACGGCCTCGCCCTCACGGCGCCGGACGGCAGCGGCCGGCTGACCGGGTTCTGGGTCGAGACCGCGATGCCCGCGGGCACCGCGCCGACCGGCGACCCCGTCCTCGGCGGCCATCCCGAGCGGGTGTTCCCCGGACTCACCCGCCGGCTCACCGCCGCGGGCTACGACGAGACGTACGGACCCGCCGCGGGTGTGCCGCGCTGGCACGCCCGCGACGCCTCCGTCGGACGGGTCGACGACGACGGCGTCTTCCGCGCCCGGCGCAGCGGAACGACCGAGATCGCCGCCGAACGCGGCGGCGCCCGCGGCACGATCCGGCTGTCCGTGCTCGGTGAACTGGCCCGCATCGAGCCCACCGTGCGCCGCGTCGCGCTCGCCGACACCGGCGCGACCGGCACCTTCGGCGTCCTCGGCCACGACGCGCAGGGCAACAGCGCGCCCGTCGAACCGGCCGACGTCACCCTCGACTACGACCGGGCCCTGTTCGACGTCCGCCCCGACGGACGCGGCGGCTACACCGTCCTCGCACGCTCCGAGGGCCGCAGCGCCGGGCTGGTGACGGTGCGGGCGGGCGGCCGGACCACCGTCGTCGGCGTGAGCGTCGGCCTGGCCGAACAGGACGTGGCCGCCTTCGACGACGCCGCCGGCTGGCGCTTCAGCCAGGCGCGCGCGAACGGCTCGCTCGCCGCGACACCCGACGGACACGACGGCACCGGACTGGAACTGACCTACGACTTCACCCTCTCCACGGGCACCCGCGCCGCCTACGCGGCGCCTTCGCAGCCCATCGCCGTGCCGGGGCAGCCGCAGTCGTTCTCGCTGTGGATCAAGGGCGACGGGAACGGCGCCTGGCCCACCCTCCACCTCAAGGACGCCGCCGGCTCCGACCATCTGCTGCGCGGTCCGTACGTCACCTGGACCGGCTGGCGCCAGGTGGTCTTCCCGGTGCCGGCCGGGGCGGCGACCCCGCTGTCGGTGTTCCGCTTCTATCTCGCGGAGACCGCCGCCAACCGGCAGTACACCGGCCGCATCGTCGTCGACGGCCTGACCGCGCAGGTCCCGCCGGCCATCGACCTGCCCGCCCCGCAGCGGGTCGCCGACCCGCTCGTCGACCCCGCCGCGGTCACCGGCGCGCGCGACTGGCGCTTCGCCGTGATGTCGGACGCGCAGTTCGTCGCCCGCGACCCCGACAGCGCGCTGGTGCGCCAGGCGCGCCGGACCCTGCGCGAGATCAGGGCCGCCGGCCCGGACTTCCTCGTCGTCAACGGGGACCTCGTCGACGAGGGAGCCCCCGCCGACCTGGCCTTCGCCCGCCGCGTCCTCCAGGAGGAACTCGGCGACGACGTGCCCTGGTACTACGTGCCCGGCAACCACGAGGTCATGGGCGGCAGGATCGGCGACTTCGTCGCCGAGTTCGGGCCCGCCCACCGGGTGTTCGACCACCGCGGCACCCGCTTCGTCACACTCGACACCTCGTCACTGAGTCTGCGCGGCGGCGGCATCGAGCAGATCAGGGAGCTGCGCGCGCAACTCGACGCGGCCGCGTCCGACCCCCGGGTCCAGTCCGTGATGGTCGTCGAGCACGTCCCGCCGCGGGACCCCACGGTGCAGAAGGCGAGCCAGCTCGGCGACCGCAAGGAGGCCGCGCTGGTCGAGGACTGGCTGGCGGGCTTCCGCAGGTCGACGGGGAAGGGCGCGGCCCTGATCGGCAGCCACGTCGGCGTCTTCCACGCCTCCCACGTGGAGGGCGTGCCGTACCTGGTCAACGGGAACTCCGGGAAGAACCCGGCCGCGCCCGCCGGCGAGGGCGGCTTCACCGGGTGGTCGATGGTCGGCGTGGACGCGGTCGGCCCCGCCGAGCAGGCGGCCGCCCGCCGCGCTCCGTTCGGACCCCGGCCGGACTGGGTCTCCGTCCAGACCCGTGCCCACGTGGACGACGTACGCCTGGACGCCCCGCCCACGGTGGCCCCGGGCACCACGGCACAGGTCGGCGCGAGCGTGCTCCAGGGCACCAGGAGGGTGCCGGCGGCCTGGCCGGTGAGCGTGGACTGGTCGGGGTCGCCCGGCCTCCACATCGGGCGCACCGAGGACGCGCGCGCCCGCCATGTCGCCTCCTTCGACCCCGCGACGGGGCGCCTCACCGGCCTCCGCCAGGGCGCGGTGACCATCGCCGTCACCGTGGGCGGCGTCACCCGCACGACGGCGGTCGCGGTCACCCGCGCCGCGGCCCCGGCCGCCTAG
- a CDS encoding CaiB/BaiF CoA transferase family protein encodes MPGPLHGVRVLDISTVLAGPLASSLLAEFGAEVIKVELPGAGDPARSYPPLEDGVSAGWAVIGRNKSSVTIDLHHPEAADLVGRLAATADVVVTNFRPAALRRFSVDFGDLVAHRPDLVMVHVSAYGRTGPYADRPGFARVAEAFAGLTHRTGFPDGPPVFAGYPVADGVTGIYAAFAAMLALRQRDLTGEPQLADIGLYEPLLRMMEDFIADYGATGEAQGRQGNENPHISPNNLYRTRDGRWLALPASTEQMWRRLIVAMDAPDLAAYDSMTARLEHRAEIEGRVAAFVASHDLAPLTELLETSGVACGPVNTAADICADPQVRARGSVVEVTDEHTGRTRVVQGSAGRFSGFTQQIDRRAPRLGEHTRDVLRGLGLDAAAIDDLADRGVI; translated from the coding sequence GTGCCTGGGCCTCTGCATGGAGTGCGTGTTCTGGACATCTCGACCGTTCTGGCCGGTCCCCTTGCTTCCTCGCTGCTCGCCGAGTTCGGCGCCGAGGTGATCAAGGTCGAGCTGCCGGGTGCCGGGGATCCGGCACGCAGCTACCCTCCGCTGGAGGACGGGGTGTCCGCCGGCTGGGCGGTCATCGGCCGCAACAAGTCCAGCGTGACCATCGACCTGCACCACCCGGAGGCCGCGGACCTCGTCGGGCGGCTGGCCGCGACGGCGGACGTGGTGGTCACCAATTTCCGGCCGGCCGCCCTGCGCCGTTTCTCCGTCGACTTCGGCGACCTCGTCGCCCACCGGCCCGACCTCGTCATGGTGCACGTGAGCGCCTACGGGCGGACCGGCCCGTACGCGGACCGCCCCGGCTTCGCCCGCGTCGCCGAGGCCTTCGCGGGCCTGACCCATCGCACGGGCTTCCCCGACGGGCCGCCGGTCTTCGCCGGATACCCGGTCGCCGACGGAGTCACCGGGATCTACGCGGCGTTCGCCGCGATGCTCGCACTGCGCCAGCGTGACCTGACCGGCGAGCCCCAACTGGCCGACATCGGTCTGTACGAACCTCTGCTGCGGATGATGGAGGACTTCATCGCCGACTACGGCGCGACCGGCGAGGCCCAGGGCCGCCAGGGCAACGAGAACCCGCACATCAGCCCCAACAACCTCTACCGGACACGGGACGGGCGGTGGCTGGCCCTGCCCGCGTCGACCGAGCAGATGTGGCGCCGCCTCATCGTCGCCATGGACGCACCGGATCTCGCGGCCTACGACTCCATGACGGCCCGCCTCGAACACCGTGCCGAGATCGAAGGACGGGTGGCCGCCTTCGTGGCCTCCCACGATCTCGCCCCCCTGACCGAACTGCTCGAGACGTCCGGCGTGGCCTGCGGCCCGGTGAACACGGCCGCCGACATCTGCGCCGACCCGCAGGTGCGGGCGCGTGGATCGGTGGTCGAGGTGACCGACGAGCACACCGGACGGACCCGTGTGGTGCAGGGCTCCGCGGGGCGCTTCTCGGGCTTCACGCAGCAGATCGACAGGCGCGCTCCACGGCTGGGCGAGCACACCCGTGACGTGCTGAGGGGCCTCGGCCTCGACGCGGCAGCCATCGACGACCTCGCCGACCGCGGCGTCATCTGA
- a CDS encoding ABC transporter ATP-binding protein — MTAKISFRGVGKTFPGRGRGPGTVALDGIDLDIPAGEFTVVVGPSGCGKSTLLDLLGGLERPTSGEILLDGRPVRGPGPDRGTVFQQYALLPWRTARGNVEFGLEAIGVPRRQRAERAREYLALVGLSDFEDRHPHELSGGMRQRVAIARSLAYDPDVLLMDEPFAALDAQTRESLQDELLRIWRRTGKTVVFITHGIDEAVRLGQRVAVLTSRPGRVKEVVPIDLGEVSPDEDPRSRPEFAHHRHRIWSLLRDEVTRAQQQERERTAA, encoded by the coding sequence ATGACCGCGAAGATCAGTTTCCGGGGCGTCGGCAAGACGTTCCCGGGACGGGGCCGGGGCCCGGGCACGGTGGCGCTCGACGGCATCGACCTCGACATCCCCGCCGGGGAGTTCACCGTCGTCGTCGGCCCGAGCGGATGCGGCAAGTCGACCCTGCTGGACCTGCTCGGCGGTCTGGAGCGGCCGACATCGGGCGAGATCCTGCTCGACGGCAGGCCGGTGCGCGGCCCGGGGCCCGACCGCGGCACCGTCTTCCAGCAGTACGCGCTGCTGCCGTGGCGCACCGCCCGGGGCAACGTGGAGTTCGGTCTGGAGGCCATCGGCGTGCCGCGCCGGCAACGGGCGGAACGGGCGCGGGAGTACCTGGCGCTGGTGGGCCTCTCGGACTTCGAGGACCGGCACCCGCACGAGCTGTCCGGCGGCATGCGCCAGCGCGTCGCCATCGCCCGCAGCCTCGCCTACGACCCCGACGTCCTGCTGATGGACGAGCCGTTCGCCGCGCTCGACGCGCAGACCAGGGAATCGCTCCAGGACGAGCTGCTGCGGATCTGGCGGCGCACCGGCAAGACGGTCGTGTTCATCACCCACGGCATCGACGAGGCGGTCCGCCTCGGGCAGCGGGTCGCGGTCCTCACCTCGCGGCCGGGCCGCGTCAAGGAGGTGGTGCCGATCGACCTCGGCGAGGTGTCGCCGGACGAGGACCCGCGCTCACGGCCCGAGTTCGCGCACCACCGCCACCGGATCTGGAGCCTGCTGCGCGACGAGGTCACCCGCGCCCAGCAGCAGGAGAGGGAGAGGACGGCAGCATGA
- a CDS encoding LysR family transcriptional regulator produces MRVERARYLLAAISTGSLRSAAALCGVSQPTISQQLIALEEELDAVLLIRSRGGVRATPAGEALVGPLGRLVAAEDAVREAARAANGTYRGRVSIGGGSVTVETIVAPVVGRLLSHHPGLRFSVREGSSTDIERAVRDGDLDLAVVTTPDEPALSGLTRQRLMTAPLGVWARPDHPLTGQDRITWGDLAAWPIVTMRPGTVLHQRLTERLPQAEPIVEAMTARTVVTMVRQGAGVGLLARFGPQEQPPDLVWLPLLDAEPVEACLVQRRDSQPSRSATVVRRLISARAGELSDHAD; encoded by the coding sequence ATGCGAGTCGAACGCGCCAGATACCTCCTCGCCGCGATCAGCACGGGATCGCTCCGCTCGGCGGCAGCGCTCTGCGGTGTCAGCCAGCCCACGATCAGCCAGCAGCTCATCGCCCTCGAGGAGGAGCTGGACGCCGTTCTGCTGATCCGCAGCCGGGGCGGAGTCCGCGCCACGCCTGCCGGTGAGGCGCTCGTCGGCCCGCTCGGCCGGCTCGTGGCCGCCGAGGACGCCGTGCGCGAGGCGGCGCGGGCCGCCAACGGGACCTACCGGGGCCGGGTCTCCATCGGCGGCGGATCGGTGACCGTCGAGACCATCGTGGCCCCCGTCGTCGGACGGCTGCTCAGCCACCATCCGGGTCTGCGCTTCTCCGTACGGGAGGGCTCCTCGACCGACATCGAACGCGCCGTACGGGACGGTGACCTGGACCTCGCCGTGGTCACCACCCCCGACGAGCCGGCCCTCAGCGGCCTGACCCGGCAGCGGCTCATGACGGCGCCACTGGGCGTCTGGGCCCGGCCGGACCACCCGCTCACCGGTCAGGACCGGATCACCTGGGGCGATCTCGCGGCATGGCCGATCGTGACCATGCGTCCGGGAACCGTCCTGCACCAGCGGCTCACGGAGCGCCTGCCGCAGGCCGAGCCGATAGTCGAGGCCATGACGGCACGGACCGTGGTCACCATGGTGCGCCAGGGCGCCGGGGTCGGACTGCTCGCCCGCTTCGGGCCGCAGGAACAGCCGCCGGATCTGGTCTGGCTGCCGCTGCTGGACGCGGAGCCGGTCGAGGCCTGCCTGGTCCAGCGCAGGGACAGCCAGCCGTCGCGATCGGCGACCGTCGTCCGCCGGCTGATCAGTGCCCGCGCCGGCGAACTGTCCGACCACGCGGACTGA